The following are encoded together in the Pectobacterium punjabense genome:
- the priB gene encoding primosomal replication protein N, with the protein MVTVNRLVLSGTVCKTPIRKVSPSGIPHCQFVLEHRSTQEEAGLKRQAWCRMPVIVSGLSSQAVTHSITVGTQLTVHGFISCHQGRNGLSKIVLHAEQIELIDSGD; encoded by the coding sequence GTGGTGACGGTGAACCGTCTGGTGTTGTCTGGCACCGTGTGCAAGACGCCCATTCGTAAGGTCAGCCCGTCAGGTATTCCTCACTGTCAGTTCGTGCTTGAGCACCGCTCGACGCAAGAGGAAGCCGGATTGAAGCGGCAAGCATGGTGTCGTATGCCCGTGATTGTCAGCGGACTTTCGTCACAAGCAGTTACCCACAGTATAACGGTCGGCACGCAACTTACCGTGCACGGATTCATTAGCTGCCATCAAGGGCGCAATGGTCTAAGCAAGATAGTGTTACATGCCGAGCAGATTGAATTGATAGATTCTGGAGACTAG
- the rpsF gene encoding 30S ribosomal protein S6 encodes MRHYEIVFMVHPDQSEQVPGMIERYTATITGAQGTIHRLEDWGRRQLAYPINKLHKAHYVLLNVEAPQEAIDELETNFRFNDAVIRSMVMRVKHAVTEASPMVKAKDERRERREDFAEAGDDVDAGDSEE; translated from the coding sequence ATGCGTCATTACGAAATCGTATTTATGGTTCATCCTGACCAGAGCGAACAGGTTCCAGGCATGATCGAGCGCTACACTGCTACCATCACTGGTGCGCAGGGCACGATCCACCGTCTGGAAGACTGGGGCCGCCGTCAGCTGGCTTACCCGATCAACAAACTGCACAAAGCTCACTACGTTCTGCTGAACGTTGAAGCACCGCAGGAAGCGATCGATGAGCTGGAAACAAACTTCCGCTTTAACGATGCCGTTATCCGCAGCATGGTTATGCGCGTTAAGCACGCGGTAACTGAAGCATCTCCAATGGTGAAAGCGAAAGACGAACGCCGTGAGCGTCGTGAAGATTTCGCTGAAGCTGGCGATGATGTGGATGCAGGGGATTCTGAAGAGTAA
- the rpsR gene encoding 30S ribosomal protein S18, which translates to MARYFRRRKFCRFTAEGVVEIDYKDIATLKNYITESGKIVPSRITGTRAKYQRQLARAIKRARYLSLLPYTDRHQ; encoded by the coding sequence ATGGCACGTTATTTCCGTCGTCGCAAATTCTGCCGTTTCACCGCGGAAGGCGTTGTAGAGATTGATTATAAAGATATCGCTACGCTGAAAAACTATATCACTGAAAGCGGCAAGATTGTTCCGAGCCGTATCACCGGTACTCGTGCAAAATACCAGCGTCAGCTGGCCCGCGCTATCAAGCGTGCGCGTTACTTGTCTTTGTTGCCGTACACTGACCGTCATCAGTAA